In Rubrivirga marina, the following are encoded in one genomic region:
- a CDS encoding lamin tail domain-containing protein: protein MHKWYLLLLALVVSASSAHSQSLIINEFLADPGSDVATGDANSDGERSAQDDEFVELLNVGRDTLDLTGWRLGDDERVNFTFPDGYQLAPLEFVVVFGGGDVSNVPGYDADPTRTRVFAPGDSVGNGLANGGETIVLLSPDGSADTYVSYGSRAGEGAPTGGELADVTFEYAIDVAVAAAEDVAVTRSPDGDVYAADPWVKHTDVRTTPFSPGTTLDGDLQATRVSPPPTIVINEVLADPPTDDTSTPDVIEGDANGDGERSSSADEFIELANVSDDPVDLSGWTLGDDENSVTFTFPQGYVLPSRAIVTVFGGGDVSNVPGYDADPLQTRAFIADSTHLGTIGNGFANGGDIILLLSDDGSNDTYFAYGTLSGSGGPAEGSYPAGTTFEFEINTVANAGGDNSVTRFPDGNTNTADPFVQHLTVSDAAFSPGTTIGGGTMLPPPQPPITVVINEVFADATTDANGDGTVDALEDQFIELVNTSDVMPVDLSGFSVGDASGTTFTFPDGYSLAPLSFVAVFGGGDVSNVPGYNADATMTRAFAASGTLGDGLAASGDVAVLRSPDDAYDAFVAYGFEAGTEPTGASWEFPQSTAASAHMTGSSITRDADGNTVVLDPFAVHADVSELPYSPAQTTNGLSRIGDFVDVAHPWGTGDALHFLAFERDRVEIRDAATLLPPTLNRGTIEMWFKPDSVLTANTHPPDWTYLFTKNLSGNNAGDLGIGFPRGEGRIDFFMQDGTETVSTFTSEDLNETFYPRWYHLAATWNTTEGKMRLFLDGKLVDEVDSTMPLAGGTQQIAIGGGNEDLWNSRYESFRGTIDEVRFSAVDRYQADFELPTAPFEPDPFTIALWHFDEGSGTVAADATGNGFTGTLGGFDAEGNPDPESAPQWVDIELITDVEHDGEHGPEFSLDQNFPNPFGGETTIRFNAPHTADVQMHMYNVLGQRVATLVDGDVPAGTHTLRLDGSAFASGVYFYVLQTGDVRLVQQMVIVR from the coding sequence ATGCACAAGTGGTACCTCCTCCTCCTCGCGCTGGTCGTGAGTGCGTCCAGCGCTCATAGCCAGTCGCTCATCATCAACGAGTTCCTGGCCGACCCCGGGTCCGACGTGGCCACCGGCGACGCCAACAGCGACGGCGAGCGGTCCGCGCAGGACGACGAGTTCGTCGAGCTCCTCAACGTCGGCCGGGACACGCTGGACCTGACGGGCTGGCGCCTCGGCGACGACGAGCGGGTCAACTTCACGTTCCCCGACGGCTACCAGCTGGCACCGCTCGAGTTCGTGGTGGTCTTCGGCGGCGGCGACGTCTCGAACGTGCCCGGCTACGATGCCGACCCGACGCGGACGCGCGTGTTCGCGCCGGGGGACAGCGTCGGGAACGGGCTGGCCAACGGCGGCGAGACGATCGTGCTCCTGTCGCCGGACGGCAGCGCCGACACCTACGTGAGCTACGGCTCGCGCGCCGGCGAGGGCGCCCCGACGGGCGGCGAGCTCGCCGACGTCACGTTCGAGTACGCCATCGACGTGGCCGTCGCCGCGGCCGAGGACGTCGCGGTGACGCGGAGCCCGGACGGCGACGTCTACGCGGCCGACCCGTGGGTCAAGCACACGGACGTCCGCACGACGCCCTTCTCGCCGGGCACGACGCTCGACGGCGACCTCCAGGCCACCCGCGTCTCCCCGCCGCCGACCATCGTCATCAACGAGGTCCTGGCCGACCCGCCCACGGACGACACCTCGACGCCCGACGTCATCGAGGGCGACGCCAACGGCGACGGCGAGCGGAGCTCGTCGGCCGACGAGTTCATCGAGCTGGCGAACGTGAGCGACGACCCCGTCGACCTCTCGGGCTGGACGCTCGGCGACGACGAGAACAGCGTGACGTTCACGTTCCCGCAGGGCTACGTCCTCCCGTCGCGCGCCATCGTCACGGTCTTCGGCGGCGGCGACGTCTCGAACGTGCCGGGCTACGACGCCGACCCGCTCCAGACGCGCGCCTTCATCGCCGACAGCACCCACCTCGGGACGATCGGGAACGGGTTCGCCAACGGCGGCGACATCATCCTGCTGCTCTCCGACGACGGGTCGAACGACACGTACTTCGCCTACGGGACGCTCTCCGGCTCCGGCGGCCCGGCCGAGGGCAGCTACCCCGCCGGGACCACCTTCGAGTTCGAGATCAACACGGTCGCCAACGCGGGCGGGGACAACTCGGTCACGCGGTTCCCGGACGGCAACACGAACACCGCCGACCCCTTCGTCCAGCACCTCACGGTGAGCGACGCCGCGTTCTCGCCGGGCACGACGATCGGCGGCGGCACCATGCTGCCCCCGCCGCAGCCCCCGATCACCGTCGTCATCAACGAGGTGTTCGCCGACGCCACGACCGACGCCAACGGCGACGGCACCGTCGACGCCCTGGAGGACCAGTTCATCGAGCTCGTCAACACGAGCGACGTGATGCCGGTCGACCTCTCCGGCTTCTCCGTCGGCGACGCCAGCGGGACGACGTTCACGTTCCCCGACGGCTACTCGCTGGCCCCGCTGAGCTTCGTGGCCGTCTTCGGCGGCGGCGACGTCTCGAACGTGCCGGGCTACAACGCCGACGCGACGATGACCCGCGCCTTCGCCGCCTCGGGCACGCTCGGGGACGGGCTGGCCGCCTCGGGCGACGTCGCCGTCCTCCGCTCGCCGGACGACGCCTACGACGCCTTCGTCGCCTACGGGTTCGAGGCGGGCACGGAGCCGACCGGCGCCTCCTGGGAGTTCCCCCAGAGCACGGCCGCTTCGGCCCACATGACCGGCAGCTCCATCACGCGCGACGCCGACGGCAACACGGTCGTCCTCGACCCCTTCGCCGTCCACGCCGACGTCTCGGAACTGCCCTACTCGCCGGCCCAGACGACCAACGGCCTCAGCCGGATCGGCGACTTCGTCGACGTCGCCCACCCGTGGGGCACCGGCGACGCCCTCCACTTCCTGGCCTTCGAGCGCGACCGCGTCGAGATCCGCGACGCCGCCACGCTCCTCCCGCCGACGCTCAACCGCGGCACCATCGAGATGTGGTTCAAGCCCGACTCCGTGCTCACCGCGAACACGCACCCGCCGGACTGGACCTACCTGTTCACGAAGAACCTCAGCGGCAACAACGCCGGAGACCTCGGCATCGGCTTCCCGCGCGGCGAGGGGCGGATCGACTTCTTCATGCAGGACGGCACCGAGACCGTGAGCACGTTCACGAGCGAGGACCTCAACGAGACGTTCTACCCGCGGTGGTACCACCTCGCCGCCACGTGGAACACGACCGAGGGCAAGATGCGCCTGTTCCTCGACGGCAAGCTCGTCGACGAGGTCGACTCGACGATGCCGCTCGCCGGCGGGACCCAGCAGATCGCCATCGGCGGCGGCAACGAGGACCTCTGGAACAGCCGCTACGAGAGCTTCCGCGGGACCATCGACGAGGTCCGCTTCTCGGCCGTCGACCGTTACCAGGCGGACTTCGAGCTGCCGACGGCGCCGTTCGAGCCGGACCCGTTCACGATCGCGCTCTGGCACTTCGACGAGGGCTCGGGCACCGTGGCGGCCGACGCCACCGGCAACGGGTTCACCGGCACGCTCGGTGGGTTCGACGCCGAGGGGAACCCGGACCCCGAGTCCGCGCCGCAGTGGGTCGACATCGAGCTCATCACGGACGTCGAGCACGACGGCGAGCACGGGCCGGAGTTCTCGCTCGACCAGAACTTCCCGAACCCGTTCGGGGGCGAGACCACGATCCGGTTCAACGCGCCGCACACGGCCGACGTCCAGATGCACATGTACAACGTGCTCGGGCAGCGTGTCGCCACCCTCGTCGATGGCGACGTCCCGGCCGGCACGCACACGCTCCGGCTCGACGGCAGCGCCTTCGCCAGCGGCGTCTACTTCTACGTGCTGCAGACGGGCGACGTGCGCCTCGTCCAGCAGATGGTGATCGTGCGGTAG
- a CDS encoding PorV/PorQ family protein, giving the protein MTHPPLRRLALCALAVVLATAPASGQEVDEPPGYVDGVTNAGTSAAAFLQIGVGARVQAMGNAGTVVADDATALFWNPAAVARMGGTAHVAFDHTDWLADTQLDYVAAVLPVSAGSAVGLSVLSFQMVDESPVRTVGQPEGTGEFYSASDLALGLTYGVALTDRFSAGLTGKYVHERLWNETASSFAVDMGIRYRTKLPGLNLAASISNFGGDLQLDGRDLLRPYDDDPGNASNDQLNVRLDTDAYSLPLYFRFGVGYEQSFGDMHKVVLATDLLHPSDNSEAVNVGAEYTFWDTLSLRGGALALFQEDRTGRFSLGAGVQRRVVGGIRLSADYAYAQWGVLNDTHRFTVSISR; this is encoded by the coding sequence ATGACGCACCCCCCCCTGCGACGGCTGGCGCTCTGCGCCCTGGCGGTGGTCCTCGCGACCGCGCCGGCCTCGGGCCAGGAAGTGGACGAGCCGCCCGGCTACGTCGACGGCGTGACGAACGCGGGCACCAGCGCGGCCGCGTTCCTCCAGATCGGCGTCGGCGCGCGGGTGCAGGCGATGGGCAACGCCGGGACCGTCGTCGCCGACGACGCCACGGCCCTGTTCTGGAACCCCGCCGCGGTGGCGCGGATGGGCGGGACGGCCCACGTCGCCTTCGACCACACCGACTGGCTGGCGGACACGCAGCTCGACTACGTGGCCGCCGTCCTCCCGGTCTCCGCCGGCTCGGCGGTCGGCCTGAGCGTCCTCAGCTTCCAGATGGTCGACGAGAGCCCGGTGCGGACGGTCGGGCAGCCCGAGGGCACCGGCGAGTTCTACAGCGCCTCGGACCTCGCGCTGGGCCTGACCTACGGCGTCGCGCTCACGGACCGGTTCTCGGCCGGGCTCACGGGCAAGTACGTCCACGAGCGCCTCTGGAACGAGACCGCCTCGTCGTTTGCCGTCGACATGGGGATCCGCTACCGGACCAAGCTTCCCGGCCTCAACCTCGCCGCGAGCATCAGCAACTTCGGCGGCGACCTCCAGCTCGACGGCCGCGACCTCCTCCGGCCCTACGACGACGACCCGGGCAACGCGAGCAACGACCAGCTCAACGTCCGGCTCGACACCGACGCCTACAGCCTCCCGCTCTACTTCCGCTTCGGCGTGGGCTACGAGCAGTCCTTTGGCGACATGCACAAGGTGGTCCTGGCCACCGACCTGCTCCACCCCTCCGACAACAGCGAGGCGGTCAACGTCGGGGCCGAATACACCTTCTGGGACACGCTCTCGCTCCGGGGCGGCGCGCTGGCGCTGTTCCAGGAGGACCGCACGGGCCGGTTCTCCCTCGGGGCCGGCGTCCAGCGGCGGGTGGTCGGCGGGATCCGCCTCTCGGCCGACTACGCCTACGCCCAGTGGGGCGTCCTCAACGATACCCACCGCTTTACCGTCAGCATCAGCCGCTGA
- a CDS encoding TonB-dependent receptor — MRPLFILCALWVALPSVASATPLESLAPGKITGRITDAATGEAFPAATVRLEDTTMGASADMDGVYTILNVRPGTYTVVASMVGYKTVRVEGVLVESDRTTTLDFELEEEVYEGEEVIVQARRDLIETDRTTSASYVNAEQIESLPVQEVGDLLQLQAGVAYDAGGRLHLRGGRAGEVAYLVDGIPVSDQFRGGSKVEIENSWIQELQVISGTFNAEYGQAQSGVINVVTRAGNLSSYSGSASGFLGSYATGRDDLYMGVGQPSVDQVNAELNLNGPLRFLPSSSFLVSGRYYSTDGWLYGQRRVRVEDTVPIQRYIQAAQQNASDSENLIGIAIPDSLMTGDGAFVPMNPSTKLSLHGNLSLQPFNGFQLGYSVFVTDEERRSYQDSRRYAPDGQPTIYESGVNHILSGTHVLSPTTFYRVGASYQTNVRSSYLSDNPLDALFQGSPYSANGFAFGGTSNGYSRSSQATMLGKVDFTSQVNRTNLIQTGVEAQFHRVSLDERQTVSDGPVYEDPELRVPDVNTALNNAYTQRPFSLAAYLQDKLEIDEIVLNAGIRFDYWNPNADVPADLEATTDPDDGIRLDTETVPAETSAQLSPRLGLAFPVSDSGVLHVSYGHFFQVPRFSYIFDNSEFEVELGDLETIMGNANLKPERTVAYEIGLQQGVTADWKVELTVYYKDIRNLLGQEIITTRDTKVYARYVNRDYGNTKGVTLSLIRQFQDRFGFTVDYTYQVARGNASDPNSVFFNNQTQPPIEPEKQVLPLDWDQRHSLNGTVILGDPRDWTLSLIGRFHTGQPYTPSNPGSQLSRQFQNSEREPVTFTLDLNFAKTVQIAGQGVRFFARGYNLLDRLNAQSVYSSTGNPFHPYRTLGETEVLLQNPNFSVDEIDRRPDFFQAPRRVVAGMTLSF, encoded by the coding sequence ATGAGGCCCCTGTTTATCCTCTGCGCCCTGTGGGTCGCGCTTCCGTCCGTCGCGAGCGCGACTCCGCTCGAGTCGCTCGCTCCCGGCAAGATCACCGGACGGATCACGGACGCCGCGACCGGTGAGGCCTTCCCAGCCGCGACCGTCCGCCTCGAGGACACGACCATGGGGGCGTCGGCCGACATGGACGGGGTCTACACGATCCTGAACGTCCGGCCGGGGACGTACACGGTCGTGGCGTCGATGGTCGGGTACAAGACCGTGCGGGTCGAGGGCGTGCTCGTCGAGTCCGACCGGACGACGACCCTGGACTTCGAGCTCGAAGAGGAGGTCTACGAGGGCGAGGAGGTGATCGTCCAGGCCCGACGGGACCTGATTGAGACGGACCGGACCACGTCGGCCTCGTACGTCAACGCCGAGCAGATCGAGAGCCTGCCGGTCCAGGAGGTCGGAGACCTGCTCCAGCTACAGGCCGGCGTCGCGTACGACGCCGGAGGGCGGCTCCACCTCCGAGGCGGCCGCGCGGGCGAGGTGGCGTACCTCGTCGACGGCATCCCGGTCTCGGACCAGTTCCGCGGCGGGAGCAAAGTCGAGATCGAGAACAGCTGGATCCAGGAGCTCCAGGTCATCTCGGGCACCTTCAACGCGGAGTACGGGCAGGCTCAGTCTGGGGTGATCAACGTGGTGACCCGGGCGGGCAACCTTAGCTCGTATTCCGGAAGCGCTTCGGGATTCTTGGGGAGCTACGCGACCGGGCGCGACGACCTGTACATGGGGGTCGGCCAGCCGAGCGTGGATCAGGTCAACGCCGAGCTCAACCTAAACGGCCCGCTCCGCTTCCTCCCGTCGAGCTCGTTCCTCGTCAGCGGCCGGTATTACTCGACGGACGGCTGGCTCTACGGCCAGCGTCGTGTCCGAGTCGAGGACACCGTCCCGATCCAGCGGTACATCCAGGCGGCGCAGCAGAACGCGAGCGACTCCGAGAACCTCATCGGCATCGCCATCCCGGACTCGCTGATGACGGGCGACGGCGCGTTCGTGCCGATGAACCCGAGCACGAAGCTCTCGCTCCACGGCAACCTCTCGCTCCAGCCGTTCAACGGGTTCCAGCTGGGCTACTCGGTGTTCGTGACCGACGAGGAGCGGCGGAGCTACCAGGACAGCCGGCGCTACGCCCCGGACGGCCAGCCGACCATCTACGAGTCCGGCGTCAACCACATCCTCTCGGGCACGCACGTCCTCTCGCCGACCACGTTCTACCGGGTGGGGGCGTCGTACCAGACGAACGTCCGGTCGAGCTACCTCTCCGACAACCCGCTCGACGCGCTCTTCCAGGGGTCGCCCTACTCCGCGAACGGCTTCGCCTTCGGCGGGACGAGCAACGGGTACTCCCGCTCGTCGCAGGCGACGATGCTGGGCAAGGTCGACTTCACGAGCCAGGTGAACCGGACGAACCTGATCCAGACCGGCGTCGAGGCCCAGTTCCACCGCGTGAGCCTGGACGAGCGGCAGACCGTCTCGGACGGGCCGGTCTACGAGGACCCCGAGCTCCGCGTGCCGGACGTCAACACGGCCCTGAACAACGCCTACACGCAGCGGCCCTTCTCGCTCGCGGCCTACCTCCAGGACAAGCTCGAGATCGACGAGATCGTCCTCAACGCCGGGATTCGTTTCGACTACTGGAACCCGAACGCCGACGTCCCGGCCGACCTCGAGGCCACGACGGACCCCGACGACGGCATCCGCCTCGACACCGAGACCGTACCGGCCGAGACGAGCGCCCAGCTCAGCCCGCGGCTCGGGCTCGCGTTCCCGGTCTCCGACAGCGGCGTCCTCCACGTCTCGTACGGCCACTTTTTCCAGGTCCCCCGCTTCTCGTACATCTTCGACAACTCGGAGTTCGAGGTCGAACTCGGCGATCTCGAGACCATCATGGGCAACGCCAACCTCAAGCCCGAGCGGACCGTCGCCTATGAGATCGGGCTCCAGCAGGGCGTCACGGCCGACTGGAAGGTCGAGCTCACGGTCTACTACAAGGACATCCGCAACCTCCTCGGCCAGGAGATCATCACGACGCGCGACACGAAGGTCTACGCGCGCTACGTGAACCGCGACTACGGCAACACCAAGGGCGTCACGCTCTCGCTGATCCGCCAGTTCCAAGACCGCTTCGGGTTCACCGTCGACTACACGTACCAGGTCGCGCGCGGCAACGCCTCGGACCCGAACTCCGTCTTCTTCAACAACCAGACGCAGCCGCCGATCGAGCCCGAGAAGCAGGTGCTCCCGCTCGACTGGGACCAGCGCCACTCGCTCAACGGGACCGTCATCCTGGGCGACCCGCGCGACTGGACGCTCAGCCTCATCGGCCGCTTCCACACGGGCCAGCCGTACACGCCCTCGAACCCGGGCAGCCAGCTCAGCCGCCAGTTCCAGAACAGCGAGCGCGAGCCGGTCACGTTCACGCTCGACCTCAACTTCGCCAAGACGGTCCAGATCGCCGGCCAGGGCGTCCGGTTCTTCGCGCGGGGCTACAACCTGCTCGACCGGCTCAACGCGCAGTCGGTCTACAGCAGCACGGGCAACCCCTTCCACCCGTACCGGACGCTGGGCGAGACGGAGGTCCTGCTCCAGAACCCCAACTTCTCGGTCGACGAGATCGACCGCCGCCCGGACTTCTTCCAGGCCCCCCGCCGCGTCGTGGCGGGGATGACCCTGTCCTTCTGA
- a CDS encoding SDR family oxidoreductase yields MIPSDTESQTDSSTDFRLDGHVVVVTGGYGVLGSAMARGLMDAGASVALLGRSPDKAEAAADALDGGERALGVAADVLDADGLADAREAVLDRFGRLDALVNAAGGNVSGATLQPGESPFGLDPAAWRAVVDLNLHGTILPTQVFGPALADAEAGAVVNVSSMAASRVISRVAGYSVAKAGVDHFTRWMAVELAKQTEGRVRVNAVAPGFFVAEQNRDLLLNGDGSLTERGSDIVAHTPVGRFGEPAEVAGPVVFLCSPAARFVTGVVLPVDGGFSAYAGF; encoded by the coding sequence TTGATTCCCTCCGACACCGAGTCCCAGACCGACTCCTCGACCGACTTCCGCCTCGACGGCCACGTCGTCGTCGTCACCGGCGGCTACGGCGTCCTCGGCTCCGCCATGGCGCGGGGGCTGATGGACGCCGGCGCCTCCGTCGCCCTCCTCGGCCGGAGCCCCGACAAGGCCGAGGCCGCCGCCGACGCGCTCGACGGGGGCGAGCGGGCCCTCGGCGTCGCCGCCGACGTCCTCGACGCCGATGGGCTCGCCGACGCCCGCGAGGCCGTCCTCGACCGGTTCGGCCGCCTCGACGCGCTCGTGAACGCGGCCGGCGGGAACGTCTCCGGCGCGACGCTCCAGCCCGGCGAGAGCCCGTTCGGCCTCGACCCCGCCGCGTGGCGCGCCGTCGTCGACCTCAACCTCCACGGGACAATCCTCCCGACCCAGGTCTTCGGCCCGGCTCTCGCCGACGCCGAGGCGGGCGCGGTCGTCAACGTCTCGTCGATGGCGGCGTCGCGCGTGATCTCGCGCGTGGCCGGCTACTCCGTCGCCAAGGCCGGCGTCGACCACTTCACACGGTGGATGGCCGTCGAGTTGGCGAAGCAGACCGAGGGCCGCGTCCGTGTCAACGCCGTCGCGCCGGGGTTCTTCGTGGCGGAGCAGAACCGCGACCTCCTCCTCAACGGCGACGGCTCGCTGACGGAGCGGGGGTCCGACATCGTCGCGCACACGCCCGTCGGCCGGTTCGGCGAGCCCGCCGAGGTCGCGGGGCCCGTCGTCTTCCTGTGCTCGCCCGCCGCCCGGTTCGTGACCGGCGTCGTCCTCCCCGTCGACGGGGGGTTCTCGGCCTACGCGGGGTTCTAG
- a CDS encoding mannonate dehydratase, whose translation MVLSFRWYGPSDPVTLGDVRQIPGVRGVVSALHDVPPGEAWAPDAVQTLRQRVEDAGLALSCIESIPVPEGIKLGTDDRERLVDDWCRSVEAVGAAFRDGARVPVVCYNFMPVFDWTRTSLGRPLADGSEALAYVEGELSAVEEALASGGLPGWMDAHGPDDLRRLFAAYAEVDTERMWDHLGWFLERAVPVAEAAGVRLAIHPDDPPWPLFGLPRVVTSAEALGRVCDLVDSPANGVTFCTGSLGADPAQVRGLPDAAARLAERGRLHFAHLRNVAHLGDPADQATEAEGPGRDFTETAHPPRRWAAEGGDVDLGAVVRALVDAGFDGPLRPDHGRQIWSERDNDAVRPGYGLFDRALGAAYLLGLWEAHAR comes from the coding sequence ATGGTCCTCTCCTTCCGCTGGTACGGCCCGTCCGACCCCGTCACGCTCGGCGACGTCCGCCAGATCCCGGGCGTCCGCGGCGTCGTCAGCGCGCTCCACGACGTCCCGCCGGGCGAGGCGTGGGCGCCCGACGCCGTCCAGACGCTCCGCCAGCGCGTCGAGGACGCCGGCCTCGCGCTGAGCTGCATCGAGTCGATCCCGGTGCCGGAGGGGATCAAGCTGGGGACCGACGACCGCGAGCGCCTCGTCGACGACTGGTGCCGGTCCGTCGAGGCCGTCGGCGCGGCGTTCCGTGACGGAGCGCGCGTCCCGGTCGTGTGCTACAACTTCATGCCCGTGTTCGACTGGACGCGGACGAGTCTGGGCCGCCCGCTCGCAGACGGATCCGAGGCGCTCGCGTACGTCGAGGGCGAGCTCTCGGCCGTCGAGGAAGCGCTCGCGAGCGGCGGGCTCCCCGGCTGGATGGACGCGCACGGCCCGGACGACCTCCGCCGGCTGTTCGCGGCCTACGCCGAAGTCGACACCGAGCGGATGTGGGACCACCTCGGGTGGTTCCTGGAGCGGGCCGTGCCCGTCGCCGAGGCGGCCGGCGTGAGGCTCGCGATCCACCCCGACGACCCGCCGTGGCCGCTGTTCGGCCTCCCGCGCGTCGTGACGAGCGCCGAGGCGCTCGGCCGCGTGTGCGACCTCGTCGACTCGCCGGCGAACGGGGTCACGTTCTGCACGGGCTCGCTCGGGGCCGACCCGGCCCAGGTCCGCGGGCTCCCGGACGCGGCGGCCCGGCTGGCGGAGCGGGGGCGGCTCCACTTCGCCCACCTCCGCAACGTGGCCCACCTCGGGGACCCGGCCGACCAGGCCACCGAGGCGGAGGGACCCGGCCGCGACTTTACCGAGACGGCCCACCCGCCCCGCCGCTGGGCGGCCGAGGGCGGCGACGTCGACCTCGGCGCCGTGGTCCGCGCGCTCGTGGACGCCGGGTTCGACGGACCGCTCCGGCCCGACCACGGGCGCCAGATCTGGTCCGAGCGAGACAACGACGCCGTCCGGCCCGGGTACGGGCTGTTCGACCGGGCCCTAGGCGCGGCCTACCTCCTCGGCCTCTGGGAGGCCCACGCCCGATGA